A window of the Streptomyces sp. Ag109_O5-10 genome harbors these coding sequences:
- the tuf gene encoding elongation factor Tu, whose amino-acid sequence MAKARFERTKPHVNIGTIGHIDHGKTTLTAAITKVLHDKFPQLNPFTPFDQIDKAPEERQRGITISIAHVEYQTERRHYAHVDCPGHADYIKNMITGAAQMDGAILVVAATDGPMPQTKEHVLLARQVGVPYIVVALNKTDMVDDEEILELVELEVRELLTEYEFPGDDVPVVRVSALRALDGDPRWTTALLELLDAVDEFVPEPVRDVDRPFLMPIEDVFTITGRGTVVTGRIERGVLRVNSEVEIIGIHPQKTRTTVTGVEMFRKLLDEGRAGENVGLLLRGIKRDDVERGQVVIRPGSVTPHTEFEARAYILSKDEGGRHTPFFQNYRPQFYFRTTDVTGVVTLPPGTEMVMPGDNTTVRVQLIQPIAMEEGLKFAIREGGRTVGAGQVTRILK is encoded by the coding sequence GTGGCGAAGGCCAGGTTCGAGCGGACGAAACCACATGTGAACATCGGCACCATCGGGCACATCGACCACGGCAAGACGACCCTCACCGCGGCCATCACCAAGGTGCTGCACGACAAGTTCCCCCAGCTCAACCCGTTCACGCCGTTCGACCAGATCGACAAGGCGCCGGAGGAGCGGCAGCGCGGCATCACCATCTCCATCGCGCACGTCGAGTACCAGACCGAGCGCCGGCACTACGCGCACGTCGACTGCCCCGGCCACGCCGACTACATCAAGAACATGATCACCGGGGCCGCCCAGATGGACGGGGCGATCCTGGTGGTCGCCGCCACCGACGGGCCGATGCCGCAGACCAAGGAACACGTGCTGCTGGCCCGCCAGGTGGGGGTGCCGTACATCGTCGTCGCGCTCAACAAGACCGACATGGTCGACGACGAGGAGATCCTGGAGCTGGTGGAACTCGAGGTGCGCGAACTGCTCACCGAGTACGAGTTCCCCGGCGACGACGTCCCGGTGGTCCGGGTCTCCGCGCTCCGGGCCCTGGACGGGGACCCGCGGTGGACGACGGCCCTGCTCGAACTCCTCGATGCCGTCGACGAGTTCGTGCCGGAGCCGGTGCGGGACGTGGACCGGCCGTTCCTGATGCCGATCGAGGACGTCTTCACCATCACCGGCCGCGGGACCGTCGTCACCGGCCGGATCGAGCGCGGGGTGCTGCGGGTCAACAGCGAGGTCGAGATCATCGGCATCCACCCGCAGAAGACGCGGACCACGGTCACCGGCGTCGAGATGTTCCGGAAACTGCTCGACGAGGGCCGGGCCGGGGAGAACGTCGGGCTGCTGCTGCGCGGGATCAAGCGGGACGACGTCGAGCGCGGTCAGGTCGTCATCAGGCCCGGATCGGTCACCCCGCACACGGAGTTCGAGGCCCGTGCCTACATCCTCTCCAAGGACGAGGGTGGCCGGCACACCCCGTTCTTCCAGAACTACCGCCCCCAGTTCTACTTCCGCACCACCGACGTGACCGGCGTCGTGACCCTTCCCCCGGGCACCGAGATGGTGATGCCGGGCGACAACACCACCGTGCGCGTGCAGCTGATCCAGCCGATCGCGATGGAGGAGGGCCTGAAGTTCGCGATCCGTGAGGGCGGGCGGACCGTCGGCGCCGGTCAGGTGACCAGGATCCTCAAGTGA